The genomic window GCAAAATCGTGTTGCCGGGGGGCGCGGCCGACAATGGAAACAGCTGCGCCGTGATGGCCCGCTGGTCGTCCGATAGCAATTTCTACCGAGGCTTGCTCGATGTCGGGCGGCAGAGTCTTGCCCTCTTTAAGACGGTCAACGGCGTCACCACGCGGCTTGGGTTGGTCAATCGACCGTTGCAATACGGCACTTTCTATCGGATTCGTCTTGTCGTTACGGGGAGCGCGCTCCAGCTCTTCTTCGGCGACAGCGCCGTGATCTCCCTTTCCGATGCCTCTTTGACCGCGGGGAATTTTGCCGGCCTTCGAACCTTTAACGGCCTAGCCCAATCGGTCTATTTCGATAACTTCTCCGCTTCGATTGCCTCCGGACCGCCGGCCAATGCCTCTCCGATCGCCAAAATCGTCGCCAACATGACCTCCGGAACGGCGCCGCTGGCGGTCCATTTCGACGGAAGCGGCTCGTCCGATCCGGACGGGACGATCGCGTCGTATCAATGGGATTTCGGAGACGGATCGACGGCGACCGGCGCCGTGATCGATCACACCTACGCCGCCGCGGCGACACCCGCGGCGCATCCGAGCTTCGTAGAGCGGGTCAGCGTCAGTCCCAGCGCGGAGGCCAACGGCGGCAGCGGCCGCGCATCCCTCAGCCGAGACGGACGTTACGTGGCGTTCGAGTCGGCCGCCGACAACCTGGTGCCGGGCGATACGAACGGCGCGGTCGATATTTTCGTCTATGATCGAGAGACGAAACAGATGACCCGCGTGAGCGTGAGCTCCACGGGGGTTCAAGCGAACGGGCCGAGTCAGGGGGCAAAGCTCAGCGGCAACGGCCGCTATGTTGCCTTTGAATCGACCGCCTCCAACCTGGTCGCCGGGGACACCAACAATGCCGTCGATATTTTTGTCCATGACCTCCAGACCCATACCACCGTGCGGGCCAGCGTCGACTCCGCCGGCAATCAGGCAAATGCACGAAGCAGCTATTCGATCATGAACGGCGACGGCCGCTTTGTCGCCTTTTTCTCCTATGCGACGAACCTCGTGCCGAACGATACCAACAACGGGAACGATGTCTTCGTTCATGATCTAATCACCGGGGAGACGGCGCGGGTGAACCTCGATTCCGCCGGCAATCAGGCGAGCGTCAACAGCGACAACTACTGTCCTTCGCTCAGTGACGACGGCCGATATGTCTTCTTTCTCTCCAACGCGACGAACCTCGTGCCGGGCGACACCAATGCGGCTTACGACGGCTTCGTCCGCGACCGGCAGACCGGTACGACCGTTCGAGTCAGCGTAGACTCGAGCGGACTTCAAGCGAATGGAGGCACGGTCGATGGAAAGCTCAGCGCCGATGGGCGGACCGTCCTCTTCCAATCGTATGCGTCTAATCTGGTTTCCGGTGATACGAACGGCATATCGGACGTCTTTTTCCACGACATGCAGACCGGCGTGACGACGCGCGCCAGCGTCGGTCCGGCCGGGGCCGAAGGAAACGGCGGCAGCATCGATGCCCGGATCAGCGATGATGGACGGTTCGGGGCTTTTGAATCGGACGCAACCAACCTTGTTTCGAGCGATACCAACTTGCTGCGGGATGTCTTCGTCCGCGATCGGATTGCGGGAGCAACCGTTCGTGCCAGCGTCAATTCCGACGGATTCGAAGCGGACGGCCGAAGCCAAGATCCGCGGATCAGCGGCGACGGGCGCTTTGTCGCCTTCAACTCGGAGGGGACGAACCTCGTCTCCGGCGACGGCAACCGTGTGGCCGATCTCTTTGTGGTTCCGGGCCCGGGGACCTATACCGCCACGTTGACCGTCACCGACCATGGCGGGGCGACCGCCCGCGCGCATTTTGTGATCCGCGTCGATCCGGCGGCGACGAAGGTGGTCCTGGTCGATTCATTCGATCGGCCCGATTCGACGAATCTCGGGGCCGCCTGGAACGAGTATCTCCCCCAGTTCGAGATCGCCGGCAATGCGCTGAGAAATGCGAGCGGGAACAGCCTTCCGGTGGCGGCGGTGTTCAATCAAGCGGTGGGGCCGGATCAAGAGATCGGCGTCGACTGCACGATCGTCGCGTCGGGAAACAGCTGTGGGATCATGGCGAGGTGGTCTTCCGAGAACAATTTCTATCGCGTTCGCCTGGGGATAGAGCAGGGGAACTTGGCGGTGTTTAAAACGGTCAATGGAACGACGACCCTCCTTGGATCGGCCAGCCGGCCGCTCTCCTTCAACACCTCCTATCATCTCCGCATGGTGGTAAAGGGAAATGCGCTGTCGATCTATTTCAACAATGAGACAGCGCCGGCCCTCACGCTGACCGATCTCTCCCTGTCGTCGGGAAGTTACGCCGGACTCCGCTCCTTTGCCGCTGCGGTCGGGACGTCCACCTACGACAATTTTTCCGTCTCCGTCCCGTAAGCGGATGCGGTCCGCCCCGCCGCAGGCGGAACCGGCCGAACAAAAAAAGCGCCCCAGGAGATCCTTCCCCTGGGGCGCTTTGAATTCCGATCGGTGAATTACAGCTTCACCACGTTCGCCGCTTGTGGTCCCTTCGCGCCGGTTGTCACCTCGAACTGCACTTCCTGCCCTTCCTCGAGAGACTTAAATCCTTCTCCCTGGATGGCGGTAAAGTGCACGAAGATGTCGTTTCCATCTTCCTGGGTGATAAATCCATAACCTTTGCTTGCATTGAACCACTTCACACGACCTTTTGCCATTTTACTAACTCCTCCATGATTTGGTGATGTCGGGGAATGCTCCCCGTTGTTAAGCAAATAATTTGCTCGAGCAATAAACCCACGCGGTGTCGGATCATCGCGGCCTTGCAAAATCATTTGCGTTGGCGGCATTCTATAATAAGCCCAAAAACCGTGTCAAGCATTATTTTGGTGTTTATTGGAAGCCGGTCTATCCCCCTCTTCTTCTCACAATATTGGGATTTATCGGTCCCTCTCTTTTGACAAGACGGTATTGGTCAGGTATCTTTTATACCATTTCCGAGTTCAAATGTAAGGAGGATTACATGGTGCCGGTCAAATTGGTGATGACGAAGAAAGTACTCAAGGTAAAACCTGGAACGAAGGTTAAAAAAGTGGCGGAGATGATGGAGAGCAAAGGGGTCGGGAGTGTGCTGATCGCCGATGAAGAAGGATATGCCGGAATTATCACCGACGCCGATATCGTTCGGCGGGTGGTGGCCGAAGGATTGGATCCGGAGACGACCCCGGTGGAGAAAGTAATGACGACCCCGCTTCTCGCCATCGAGGCCGATCGCTCAGTGGTCGATGCCAACGACATCATGGATCAGGAGCGGATCCGCCACCTCGGCGTCATCGAGCATGGAAAGATCATCGGCGTCATCTCAGTGAGAGACCTCCTCCGCCACGTCTATGGAGGATGGGGATTTGTGTAATTCGACCGGCTCCGCCGCCGGTCGTTTCGGCGGTGTCGGAGGTCGTCGCTTTGCCGCTACCGCCCATGTATTGATGGTAAGTCGCATCCCCCCCATTTAAGCGCTATTGAATCAGCGAAGGACCCCGCCCAGGGGCCCTTCGTTTTTCTCCTCTCCCACCCTTCCGTCCCTCTCTGCAGATCGGGTCAATTTTATCCTCATTGTCGCTCGTCTTTCTTATCCTCCTTTTTATCTCCTCATCTCCGAGGTTATTCTCGCGCCCCCTCCGATGATTCGGTGCGGAATTGATAATGTCTATCGATTTGGAGATCTAAGCCACCGATGTCCGCCGCCGCTTCCCATGGCTCTGTATGAGGTATAAAACTTGCTTTTTTTCCAGACCGGAAGATCGGTCCGAGGGCCTACGCTGCCTTAATGAGGCTGAAAAAGTAAATGTGCATAAAAACGCCTCCTCTCCGATCGGTAATGATTTGCAACTTCTGATACAGTTCCTTCAAACTTTCATGTAAGGGGAATAACATGTGCGAGCAGCAGAAAAGAGGTCTGTGGAGCGGGGTGATGTCGGTTTTTTTTATCCTACTTTGGGTCACGGCTGCCCGAGGGGCAACCCTCTTTTCGGATGAATTTAATCGGACCGGTCCAAACCTCGGCGCCGATTGGGGGGTGGTCGCCGGGAGCTATTCGACCAATGGGACGCAGGCGGTCTCGGGCTCGGGCGGAACGAGCAACTGGGCGCGGGTCAATGCATCGCTCGGCACCAACGATTACCAGGTGGAGGCGGTCATCACCCCTCCAGCCAGCAGCGCCTATTCGGGACTGGTCGCCCGCGGAGATGCCGCAACCTTCTACAGCACCCTCTACGCTCTGCAGATCGACGCGGCGGCTCAAAAAGTAAACCTTTATCGCCGCAACGCCGGAAGTTGGACGCTGCTCCAGGGGGTCGCCGCACCGGGAGGGGTGGCCGCAGGGAGCCCCTACAAATTAAAATTGGAAGTGACCGGATCGAACCCGGTCGCCCTGAAAGTTTTTTTCAAAGATGCGCTTCTCTTCAGCTACAGCGATTCTTCTGCGAATCGGGTCCTCTCCGGCCCTCCCGGCTTGGAGAACTTCAACAGCGGGGTGGCTTATGACCACTTTTTTGTCTATTCAATAGACACGACCGGCAACCAACCTCCCCAGGCGAAATTCTCCGCCACGCCGACCTCCGGCACGGCGCCGTTGAAGGTGGCTTTCGATGCGTCGACCTCCACCGACCCCGACGGGTCGATCACGAGCTATGCCTGGGATTTCGGCGATGGGACGGCGGGAACCGACCAGATCATCGATCATACCTATACGTCCGCGGGAAGCTATACCGCGGCGCTTACGGTGACCGACAACGACCATGCCCAGGCGAGCCTCTCGCGGGTCATTTCAGTTCAGTCGAACGGCGGCCAGACGATTCTTTTCCAAGACAATTTCAACCGGGTCGGGAGCACGCTCGGCACCGGATGGCGATTGGACGCCGGCAGCTTCAGCACCGACGGGGCCAACGCCGTCTCGGGAGGAACGGCGAATTGGGCGGCGGTCACCGCCCCTTCGTCGACCTCCGACTATGCGGTAGAGGCGACCTTGACCGTGCCGTCGGGAAGCCTCTACTCTGGGATTGTCGCCCGTGGAAACAGCAAAGCGATCAACACCGACAATTACTCTCTTCAGATCAGCACTGCCGGAACGGTCAACCTGTACCGGCGGAACGGCAGCGTTTGGACCTTGCTCAGGTCGGCCTCGGCGCCCGGCGGCATCGCGGTAGGAACGCCTTACAAGATCAAGCTGCAGGTCAAAGGGGCCAGTCCGACCGAGCTGCAGGTCTCATTCCAGGATGCCCTTCTCTTCGCCTATACCGACAGCAGCGCCAGCCAACTCTTCTCCGGGCTGCCCGGCATCGAAAATTACGACGCGGGGGTGAAATATAATCTGTTGACGGTTTATGGGCTTTCGAGCAACGGCAACGTGAAGCCGACCGCCAAGTTCAGCTGCACGCCGACGACCGGCCCTGCGCCGCTGACGGTCTCCTGCGACGCGTCGGCCTCCTCCGATCCGGACGGGACGATCGCCTCCTATACCTGGAACTTCGGCGACGGCACGACCGGAACCGGCGTCACGGCGGGACACACCTATTCCAATTCGGGAAACGTCACCGTCACCTTGGTGGTGACCGACAACGGCGGGGCGCAAGGGACAGCGAGCACCCTCATTACCGTGACCAGCTCGGGTGGCGGGGGAGGGACCGGCTCGGGATGGACCCTCCTCCATGTGCCGGCCGATCTGAAGGGGGTCCACTTCGTCGATCAGAACATCGGCTGGGTCGTCGGCCTCGACATGGCGATCTACAAAACGACCGATGGGGGAAAAACCTGGACCAAGCAGACGAACATTGTCTGGAAGGGGAGCGCTCCGGCCGTGCTTCCTTGGATCTTTGATGTCTTCTTCATCGATCAGAATCGGGGCTGGGCGACCGGCTGGCCCGAGTTGATCCTGCAGACGACCGACGGAGGGAAAACCTGGGTCGAACAACATCGAAACCCGATCTCCCCCAAAGACAACCAGCCGTTTAACAGCACCAACTTCTGCCAAGATTTTGATGCCGATGGAAATTGCGTTCATGTCTACGGGGTTTATCTCCGGAAGATCCAGTTCACCCCCGACGGCCTGACCGGCTTCTCGGTCGGCCGTTATCGTTACATTTTCAAAACAACCAACGGCGGCCAGCAATGGAGCTTGCTGCCGTTCGACTGGAAGAGTCCGAACTTTAATCCCGATCCGACCTGCTCCAACCCGGACAATCCGAGCGGGCCGCCGGTCCATCCCCATTTCACCGCCTATAATCCGCATCTCTTCAGCGTCGTCCTTCTTTCCGCCACCGAGCTCTTCATCGTCGGCGGGGCGGCCGGAACCTACGATTGTCCCGATTGGTTCAACACGATCGCCCACAGCGCCGACGGCGGCAAGACCTGGGACTTCAAGGTCGATTTGGATCGGAAGCAGCGCTTTTTCGACGTTCGCTTTATCGGAGATGTCGGCTGGATCGTCGGGGGCGGAGGGACGATTCTTCGGACCACCGACCATGGGAAGAACTGGACGGTGATGAACCCGACCCGGTCGATCGCCTCGACCGATCTCTTAGGGGTCGCCTTCCCCGCACCCAATCAGGTCTGGGCGGTCGGACAAGGGGGGGTGACGGTTCATACCCCCGATGGAGGGAGCACCTGGGAGAAGCAAGATAGTAAAACGACGCTCCGGTTGGAGCGGGTCTGGTTTATCGACGCGCTGCGCGGCTGGGCCGCCGGGCACCTCGGGGCGGTCACAAAGACGACCAGCGGGGGAGACTGATCCGAGCGGGTCATCCGTTCGATATTATTATTGGCCGAACGGCTGGTCATAGCCGGTCAGCTCGACATATCCTTTGCCGGTGACCGGTCTGCCTTGGCGTGTCCCGCTGAAACGGCTTGCCCCTTCCCAGTAGGCGACCCGCGTGCTCTTCGACGTAATCAGCTCTTGCGCGTCGAGGATCGGATCGGAGGTGAGAGAGAGCCCCTCGGAGGGGACCTCGATCTTCCAGCCGACCGGATAGCTCGTGCTGTTCGCCGGGCTCTTCCAATACCGGGCCGGGGTAAGGGTGAATGCGTCGGCGGTGAGGTGCCGAGAGGTTCCATCCGGGTGGACGACCGTTCCGCTCGAGAAGGGATCTCGCTTTCCGTCGATCGTCCGGATCTGGTAAAGCATCAGCTCCCCCCCTTCCTTCAATTGAATCGAAAACCAATCCCATCCGACCTGATTTTTATTCAGCATGCTGCTGCTGAACTCATGGTCCATCCAGGTGAGACCCGCCACCGCCTGCCCCTTTCCGCCGATCGAAACGGTCCCTTCTGTCTGAAGCCGGGTGTAAGAAATATAGTGCGATGCCTGTCCCGGCTCGCCTCCTTTGCGGCTGATCCCATCGCTCCCCTGAATCACGGGCGGTTTCTCCGGGGTCAGGAGAAGGTCGATCTTCCAGCCCGGTCGGTCGGTTTCTCCTTCCGCCTCCGCCTGAAGATGGATCGTTCCGTCTGTTTCTTGAACGGCGCGCCATCGATCGATCCAGACCTCCAATCGGTCTCGCTGCGCCCCAGCCTTGCCGATCGCTTCACGGCTGATCTTGTCGGTATAGAAAAACCGTTTCCCGACGCCGTCGGTGAGGGCGAAGTGGGCGAAGTAAAGATCTTTAACGGCCCAGCGGGAGGGATTCTCCTCTCCTTTCGGAGGATCGATTCCACGACGGAAGAAGGTCAGCTCATAGCCGATCTCGTTTCCCGCCGACGACAGGTTCCCGGTGAAGTACCACCATTCGATCTTGAAATTCGGGTGGGTGCCATGGTCTCTCGGGAAGGAGAAGCGATAGCCCGGCTGCGCCCTCTCAAACCGCTCCGCCGCGCCGGGGAGGGGCGGCCAGAGAATTAAAAGGAGCAAGAGAATCCGAATCGGCTTATTCATAGGAGATCGCCTCGGTCACCTCGAGTTGCGCCGCTTTGCGCGCCGGAAAGTAGCCGGCGAGGAGCGCCGTCACCGTCGCCAGAAGAAAAGAGTGGAGAATCACCGACGGCGGATAATGATAGAGCAAGGTCCAGCCGAACGACTGCTTGTTGATCACGAAGATCAGGAGGAGCGAGAGGAAGAGGCCGCAGAAAAGGGAGAGGATGTTTCCGATCACCCCCATGTAGAACGCTTCGATCAACACCACCTGAACCACCTGCCGCCGGGAGGCGCCGATCGCCCGGAGTATTCCGATTTCCCGCTGGCGTTCCAGAATCGAGACGAAAAGGGTGTTGGTGATCCCGAGCAACGCCACCACGACGGCGATCCACTCCAGCGCATAGGTGACGAGAAAGGTCTGATCGAAGATCCGCAAGATCTCCTTCTTGAAGTTCACCTGCGTGATGAAGGTCAGGCCCCGTTCCGCCCCCCAATGCTGAACGAGCTGTTGGCGAACGGCATTGGGAGCGAATCCGTTCTTCAAGTAAATGGCGATTACGTTGAGCCGGTCATCCTTCCAGATCCGCTGCAGGAGAGAGCGGTCGATCACCATTTTGCCGCCGTCGGTGCTGTATTCGTAAAAGATCCCGGCGATCTCCAGCGGGATTTTTCCTTCGGGCGAGGGAAGGTCGACGATCTCTCCCTCGCGCAGTCCGAACCGGTTGGCAAAGACCTCGGAGACGAGCATCTTCCCTTCGCGGGTCGCCTTTTGGAGGATCGCGTTCGAATCGCCCGACCGGAAGAGATAGCGGCTGCGGGCGGCGTGGACCGCGAGATCCCGTCCGACCAGCAGCGCCGGCTCTTCCCGATAGAGAAGTTGCAGCGACCGGTAGCCGTCGACCGCATCGACCCCCTCAGTTTGACGCACCTCGGAGAGCAGGCCGTTCGGCAGGGTCTCCTCCGACCCTTTCGAGAGAAGCGAGGCCGGCGCCCCGACGATGTCGGCTTTGATCGTCTGATCGATCCAGAGGACGACGGTGTCTCGGAAGCTCTCGATCATGATCACGACGCTGATCATCATCGCCAATGCCCCCATGAAGGCGGCGATCGTCGGCCCGTTCCGCCGCATCGCCTGCTCCAGATGTCCCTGCGCCAACCGCCAGGCGGGGGGAAGGTGTCCTAAGAGCGGACCGATCAGCCTGGAGAAGAGAAGCAAGCCGGGCGGGACGAGCATGGAGAAGGTGATCAATAGAAACGCGGCGGAGAGATATCCGGCGAAGGGGAGGTTCCAGTGGAGCGGAACTTGCGAGAGAAGATAGGCGATCCCGCCGAATGCCGCCGCGGCGATTAAAAATCGACCGACCGATGGACGCTGCGGGGAGGCATAAATCCCCTCCATCGCCTCGCGCGGCCGGAGGAGTCCCGCCTGCAGCGCCGGAAAGAGGGAGGAGAGCGCCGCGACGACAATACCGATGCCGATCCCTTCCCAGAAGACCGACGGAGGAAGCGAGAAGGGGGAGGGGGGGATCGGAACATAGAGGGCACTGACGGTTCGGGCGACCAGCCGCAAGATGGCTCGGGCCAGGAGGGAGCCGAGGACCACCCCGCCGATCCCGCCGATCGTTCCGAGGAGCATCCCCTCGAGGAGAAAGAGCGAGAAGATCCGAAGCCGGGTTACCCCGAGCGAGCGAAGGATGCCGATCTCTTTCCGCCGGTGAACGACCGAGACGAGGAGGGTATTGTAGATCAGGAAGATCCCGACGAAAAGGGAGATGGCGGAGAGGGCTGTTAGATTGAGCTGAAAGGCGAAGAGCATCTTCTCCACCTGCTCGCTCCGCTGTTCGGGCCGTCGGAGGGAGAAGGCCGGTCCGAGCTGCGCCGACAAGCGCTGTATCATCGGGCCGAGCGGGGTTTGCGCGTCGGTGATCAGATCGATCCGGTCGAGTCGGCCGAGCTTTCCGAGGCGCCACTGCGCCGAGGCGATGTCGACGATTCCGATATTTCCCCCCTCCGCCTCGGAGAGTCCCCGGCCTTTCAGAAAACCGGCGACGCGGAAGGGGAGGAGGCGATCTCCCTCGCGGACCGAGATCGTCCCGCCGATTTCGATCCGGTGGCGCCGTGCGAACGGCTCGGTCAGGAGGACCGCGTCGGGCTCCATCAACGCCGTGAAGATTTTTTGAGGCTCCCCCCCGCCGATCTCATACTGGCGAAAGGCCCCTTCCTGAAGGAGATCGACCCCCATCAAAAAGAGGATCTCCCCCTGGGTCGACGGGGGGGAGGTCATCGGAAGGGCGGCGTGGACGATCGGCGCCACCGAGCGGACGCCGGGGGTCTCCCGAATCGGCGCAATGATCGTTTCGTCAAACGGACCGGCGCGGCCGACGACCTCCAGGGTGGTGTTCCCCGCAACCGTGTTGACCGAATGACGATAGGTGCTCAGGACGCTCTGATTGGCGATTCGAATCGAAATGAAGACCGAGATGCCGAGGGCGACCCCGATTAACGTCAGCCAGGCGCGCCGTTCCCGGAAGAGATGGCGGAAGGAGATCCACCGGAGGAGAACGCCCATCAGCGGGGCCGCTCCATCCGATCGACTCGGCCGATTTGATCGATTCGGTCAATTCGGTCGACCTGACCATCCTTGAGATAAATGATCTGGTCGGCATAGGGAAGGGCCTGGGGGCTGTGGGTCGCCAGCAGAAGCGTGACCCCGGCGCGTGCGCGGGAGGAGAGGAGCTTGAGGATCTCCTCCCCATTTTTTGTGTCGAGGTTGCCGGTCGGCTCGTCGGCGAGCAAGATTTGCGGGGAGACGACATCGGCGCGGGCAATGGCGACCCGCTGCATCTCGCCGCCGGAGAGGGCGCTCGGTTTATGATCGAGCCGTTCTCCCAGTCCGACCGACACCAGCGCGGCGCGGGCGCGCTCTTTTGCATCGGCAGGCCGGTCGCTGCGCAGCAGCAGCGGCAGCGCGACATTCTCCAGCGCGGTGAGCATCGGGAGGAGGTTGAAGAATTGAAAGATCATTCCGATCTCGGTTCGTCGGAGCCGGGTCCAGTCGGCATCGGTGAAGTGGCGCGTCGGCCGGTTTCCGATCAATAGCTCTCCGGCGGTCGGTTGGTCGAGCCCGCCGATCAGATTGAGCAGGGTCGATTTGCCGCAGCCGCTCGGGCCCATCAAAAGAGAGAACGATCCTTTCTCGATCCGAAGGGTAATTCCCTTGAGGGCGGAGACCGGATGAACCGGGTGGAGATAGGTCTTGGAAATCTCTTTCAGGTCAATCATAATTCCTCATTGCCCTTCGTATTTTGCCTCGGTCAGGGAGAGGTTAACACAAGGGATAAAGAGGGTAAAGAGCACGCCGCGCATGAAGCAATCAAGGTTCATGCGCGAGGCGTCGGCTATTTCTCGTATCGGGTGACGGGAAGACGGGGAAGCCCTTTTTTCACGGAGGGGAGGGTCATGGCGCGGTGGGTCGCAAGGTCGCCGGAGAGGGCCGGCCGCTCTGGGAGGAGGTAACTCACCTCCTGCTGTTTTCCCTCCCGGAAGAGGTTCAGGTGCAGCGTGGTGCCGACCTTGATCTCCTGAAGCGCCTGAATGAACTTTTCTTCAGAGGTCATCGAGGTGCCGTTGATTTTCGTGATGATGTCTCCTCCCATCAGAAAGCTCCGCTCGGCGATGGAGAACTCCAGATCGCCTCCTTGCAGGCCGGCCTGCTCTGCGGGACTGCCCGGCTCGATGACCTCGACCAGGACGCCGACGACGAGGGGAATCTTGAGGAGATCGAGCAGGGGCGGCTCGATGAATTGGCCCTGGAACCCGATCCAGGGACGGATCACCCGCCCGTCTCTGACGAGAGAGGGGATGATCCGCTTCGCCAGGTTTGAGGGGATGGCGAAGCCGATGTTTTGGGCCTCTTGCAGAATCGCGGTGGTGATCCCGATGACCTCTCCCTTTCGATTCAAGAGCGGGCCGCCGGAGTTGCCCGGATTGATCGCCGTGTCGGTTTGAAGCAGTGGTTCCTGAGAGGAGTAGGTCGTCTCCGGGAGGATTCGATTGATGCCGGAGATGATCCCGCGGGTCATCGTCTGATCGAGCCCCATCGGGTTTCCGATCGCCACCACCTCTTCGCCGACCCGAACCCGGTCGGAGTCTCCGAAGGCGGCCGCCGGGAGCCGTCCCTCCGGCGGGGAGACCTGGATAACGGCAAGATCGAAAATCGGATCGGCTCCGACCAGCTTGGCGGGGAGAACCGTTCCATCGTCGAGGGTGACGGTGATCGATTGCCGTCCGTAGGCGACATGGGCGTTCGTGAGGATCAGGCCCGACGGATCGATAATCAAGCCGGAGCCGACGACATGGGTGACCCGATCGGAGAGATGAAAGGAGTCGATCGAGGTTGCGGTGACGAAAACCACCGTCGGGGAGAGCCGGTCGAACAGGTCTGGGATTGATTCCAACCGCTCTTCTTTAGCATGACCTTCTTGAGGAGAAGTCTTCTTCTTTTCGACGGGAGGCGCCTGCGGCCCCCGTGCCTCACTATCAGAAAGGGGCCAAATGCCGCCGGCCAGCGTCAGAATGAAAATAAGCACGATCAATCTCATCAGCCACCTTATTCGTCAGCAGATCGAATCATCGCGAGAGAGAGTCGGTGTCAACAGAGGTGTTCAACGTCGACCTAAAACGAGATGAGTTTAAACGAGATGAGGTTAACATAGCAGAG from Candidatus Manganitrophaceae bacterium includes these protein-coding regions:
- a CDS encoding FtsX-like permease family protein, encoding MGVLLRWISFRHLFRERRAWLTLIGVALGISVFISIRIANQSVLSTYRHSVNTVAGNTTLEVVGRAGPFDETIIAPIRETPGVRSVAPIVHAALPMTSPPSTQGEILFLMGVDLLQEGAFRQYEIGGGEPQKIFTALMEPDAVLLTEPFARRHRIEIGGTISVREGDRLLPFRVAGFLKGRGLSEAEGGNIGIVDIASAQWRLGKLGRLDRIDLITDAQTPLGPMIQRLSAQLGPAFSLRRPEQRSEQVEKMLFAFQLNLTALSAISLFVGIFLIYNTLLVSVVHRRKEIGILRSLGVTRLRIFSLFLLEGMLLGTIGGIGGVVLGSLLARAILRLVARTVSALYVPIPPSPFSLPPSVFWEGIGIGIVVAALSSLFPALQAGLLRPREAMEGIYASPQRPSVGRFLIAAAAFGGIAYLLSQVPLHWNLPFAGYLSAAFLLITFSMLVPPGLLLFSRLIGPLLGHLPPAWRLAQGHLEQAMRRNGPTIAAFMGALAMMISVVIMIESFRDTVVLWIDQTIKADIVGAPASLLSKGSEETLPNGLLSEVRQTEGVDAVDGYRSLQLLYREEPALLVGRDLAVHAARSRYLFRSGDSNAILQKATREGKMLVSEVFANRFGLREGEIVDLPSPEGKIPLEIAGIFYEYSTDGGKMVIDRSLLQRIWKDDRLNVIAIYLKNGFAPNAVRQQLVQHWGAERGLTFITQVNFKKEILRIFDQTFLVTYALEWIAVVVALLGITNTLFVSILERQREIGILRAIGASRRQVVQVVLIEAFYMGVIGNILSLFCGLFLSLLLIFVINKQSFGWTLLYHYPPSVILHSFLLATVTALLAGYFPARKAAQLEVTEAISYE
- a CDS encoding PKD domain-containing protein, producing the protein MSVFFILLWVTAARGATLFSDEFNRTGPNLGADWGVVAGSYSTNGTQAVSGSGGTSNWARVNASLGTNDYQVEAVITPPASSAYSGLVARGDAATFYSTLYALQIDAAAQKVNLYRRNAGSWTLLQGVAAPGGVAAGSPYKLKLEVTGSNPVALKVFFKDALLFSYSDSSANRVLSGPPGLENFNSGVAYDHFFVYSIDTTGNQPPQAKFSATPTSGTAPLKVAFDASTSTDPDGSITSYAWDFGDGTAGTDQIIDHTYTSAGSYTAALTVTDNDHAQASLSRVISVQSNGGQTILFQDNFNRVGSTLGTGWRLDAGSFSTDGANAVSGGTANWAAVTAPSSTSDYAVEATLTVPSGSLYSGIVARGNSKAINTDNYSLQISTAGTVNLYRRNGSVWTLLRSASAPGGIAVGTPYKIKLQVKGASPTELQVSFQDALLFAYTDSSASQLFSGLPGIENYDAGVKYNLLTVYGLSSNGNVKPTAKFSCTPTTGPAPLTVSCDASASSDPDGTIASYTWNFGDGTTGTGVTAGHTYSNSGNVTVTLVVTDNGGAQGTASTLITVTSSGGGGGTGSGWTLLHVPADLKGVHFVDQNIGWVVGLDMAIYKTTDGGKTWTKQTNIVWKGSAPAVLPWIFDVFFIDQNRGWATGWPELILQTTDGGKTWVEQHRNPISPKDNQPFNSTNFCQDFDADGNCVHVYGVYLRKIQFTPDGLTGFSVGRYRYIFKTTNGGQQWSLLPFDWKSPNFNPDPTCSNPDNPSGPPVHPHFTAYNPHLFSVVLLSATELFIVGGAAGTYDCPDWFNTIAHSADGGKTWDFKVDLDRKQRFFDVRFIGDVGWIVGGGGTILRTTDHGKNWTVMNPTRSIASTDLLGVAFPAPNQVWAVGQGGVTVHTPDGGSTWEKQDSKTTLRLERVWFIDALRGWAAGHLGAVTKTTSGGD
- a CDS encoding CBS domain-containing protein, whose translation is MVPVKLVMTKKVLKVKPGTKVKKVAEMMESKGVGSVLIADEEGYAGIITDADIVRRVVAEGLDPETTPVEKVMTTPLLAIEADRSVVDANDIMDQERIRHLGVIEHGKIIGVISVRDLLRHVYGGWGFV
- a CDS encoding trypsin-like peptidase domain-containing protein codes for the protein MLIFILTLAGGIWPLSDSEARGPQAPPVEKKKTSPQEGHAKEERLESIPDLFDRLSPTVVFVTATSIDSFHLSDRVTHVVGSGLIIDPSGLILTNAHVAYGRQSITVTLDDGTVLPAKLVGADPIFDLAVIQVSPPEGRLPAAAFGDSDRVRVGEEVVAIGNPMGLDQTMTRGIISGINRILPETTYSSQEPLLQTDTAINPGNSGGPLLNRKGEVIGITTAILQEAQNIGFAIPSNLAKRIIPSLVRDGRVIRPWIGFQGQFIEPPLLDLLKIPLVVGVLVEVIEPGSPAEQAGLQGGDLEFSIAERSFLMGGDIITKINGTSMTSEEKFIQALQEIKVGTTLHLNLFREGKQQEVSYLLPERPALSGDLATHRAMTLPSVKKGLPRLPVTRYEK
- a CDS encoding carotenoid 1,2-hydratase, yielding MNKPIRILLLLLILWPPLPGAAERFERAQPGYRFSFPRDHGTHPNFKIEWWYFTGNLSSAGNEIGYELTFFRRGIDPPKGEENPSRWAVKDLYFAHFALTDGVGKRFFYTDKISREAIGKAGAQRDRLEVWIDRWRAVQETDGTIHLQAEAEGETDRPGWKIDLLLTPEKPPVIQGSDGISRKGGEPGQASHYISYTRLQTEGTVSIGGKGQAVAGLTWMDHEFSSSMLNKNQVGWDWFSIQLKEGGELMLYQIRTIDGKRDPFSSGTVVHPDGTSRHLTADAFTLTPARYWKSPANSTSYPVGWKIEVPSEGLSLTSDPILDAQELITSKSTRVAYWEGASRFSGTRQGRPVTGKGYVELTGYDQPFGQ
- a CDS encoding ABC transporter ATP-binding protein codes for the protein MIDLKEISKTYLHPVHPVSALKGITLRIEKGSFSLLMGPSGCGKSTLLNLIGGLDQPTAGELLIGNRPTRHFTDADWTRLRRTEIGMIFQFFNLLPMLTALENVALPLLLRSDRPADAKERARAALVSVGLGERLDHKPSALSGGEMQRVAIARADVVSPQILLADEPTGNLDTKNGEEILKLLSSRARAGVTLLLATHSPQALPYADQIIYLKDGQVDRIDRIDQIGRVDRMERPR
- a CDS encoding cold-shock protein, with the protein product MAKGRVKWFNASKGYGFITQEDGNDIFVHFTAIQGEGFKSLEEGQEVQFEVTTGAKGPQAANVVKL